In Nitrobacteraceae bacterium AZCC 1564, the following proteins share a genomic window:
- a CDS encoding urea transport system substrate-binding protein (product_source=KO:K11959; cath_funfam=3.40.50.2300; cleavage_site_network=SignalP-noTM; cog=COG0683; ko=KO:K11959; pfam=PF13433; superfamily=53822; tigrfam=TIGR03407), with amino-acid sequence MTTHFSTTMAVPFSRRKWLAATAGLFLGLATLGGAKAADDTIKVGVLHSLSGTMAISETTLKDTILFLIDEQNKKGGVLGKKLEAVVVDPASNWPLFAEKARELITKDKVSVVFGCWTSVSRKSVLPVFKELNSILFYPVQYEGEESERNVFYTGAAPNQQAIPAVDYLMKEEKVKRWVLAGTDYVYPRTTNKILEAYLKSKGVKQEDIMINYTPFGHSDWQTIVADIKKFGSAGKKTAVVSTINGDANVPFYKELGNQGIKATDIPVVAFSVGEEELAGIDTKPLVGHLAAWNYFESIKTPANTEFIKKWQAYTNNPKRVTNDPMEAHVIGFNMWVKAVEKAKSVDPDKVIDALPGTEAPNLTGGVSKMLPNHHITKPVFIGEIKADGQFDVVWKTPSLVAGDAWSKELEGSKDLIGDWVTHKCGNFNVKTNKCGGQGS; translated from the coding sequence ATGACTACGCATTTCAGCACGACTATGGCCGTGCCGTTCAGCCGCCGGAAATGGCTGGCTGCGACGGCTGGCCTCTTTTTAGGTCTCGCGACGCTCGGTGGCGCCAAGGCTGCCGATGACACCATCAAGGTCGGTGTCTTGCATTCGCTGTCCGGCACCATGGCCATCAGCGAAACCACACTGAAAGACACCATTCTGTTCCTCATCGACGAGCAGAACAAGAAAGGCGGTGTTCTCGGGAAGAAGCTCGAAGCTGTCGTCGTTGATCCCGCATCGAACTGGCCGCTCTTCGCCGAAAAGGCGCGCGAATTGATTACCAAAGACAAGGTTTCGGTCGTGTTCGGCTGCTGGACCTCGGTGTCACGTAAATCCGTGTTGCCCGTATTCAAGGAGTTGAACTCGATCCTCTTCTATCCCGTCCAGTACGAGGGCGAGGAAAGCGAGCGCAATGTGTTCTACACCGGCGCTGCGCCGAACCAGCAGGCTATCCCTGCGGTCGACTACCTGATGAAGGAAGAGAAGGTGAAGCGTTGGGTGCTGGCCGGCACCGACTATGTCTATCCGCGCACCACCAACAAGATCCTCGAAGCCTACTTGAAGTCCAAAGGCGTCAAGCAGGAAGACATCATGATCAACTACACGCCGTTCGGTCACTCCGATTGGCAGACGATCGTAGCTGACATCAAGAAGTTTGGATCTGCTGGCAAGAAGACGGCGGTGGTCTCGACCATTAATGGCGATGCCAACGTGCCGTTCTATAAGGAGCTTGGCAACCAGGGCATCAAGGCGACCGATATTCCGGTGGTGGCGTTCTCGGTCGGTGAAGAAGAGCTCGCCGGCATCGACACCAAGCCGCTTGTTGGTCACCTCGCGGCCTGGAACTACTTCGAATCCATCAAGACTCCAGCGAATACCGAGTTCATCAAGAAGTGGCAGGCTTACACCAATAATCCGAAGCGTGTGACCAACGACCCGATGGAAGCGCATGTGATCGGCTTCAACATGTGGGTGAAGGCTGTCGAGAAGGCGAAGTCGGTCGATCCTGACAAGGTGATCGATGCACTGCCCGGCACCGAAGCGCCGAACCTGACCGGCGGCGTATCGAAGATGCTGCCGAACCATCACATCACCAAGCCTGTGTTCATCGGCGAAATCAAAGCCGATGGTCAGTTCGACGTTGTGTGGAAGACTCCGAGCCTCGTGGCCGGCGATGCATGGTCGAAGGAGCTTGAGGGCTCGAAGGACCTGATCGGCGACTGGGTCACGCATAAGTGCGGCAACTTCAACGTCAAGACCAACAAGTGCGGCGGTCAGGGTTCCTGA
- a CDS encoding urea transport system permease protein (product_source=KO:K11961; cog=COG4177; ko=KO:K11961; pfam=PF02653; tigrfam=TIGR03408; transmembrane_helix_parts=Inside_1_12,TMhelix_13_35,Outside_36_44,TMhelix_45_64,Inside_65_70,TMhelix_71_93,Outside_94_129,TMhelix_130_152,Inside_153_158,TMhelix_159_178,Outside_179_207,TMhelix_208_230,Inside_231_260,TMhelix_261_283,Outside_284_297,TMhelix_298_320,Inside_321_326,TMhelix_327_349,Outside_350_389), with amino-acid sequence MTPHILTRSLDKSATVFLLIVAAVGILVPLSNLLLPESSPLQVPTYLMALFGKYLCYAILALSIDLIWGYCGILSLGHGAFFALGGYAMGMYLMRQIGSRGVYGNPLLPDFMVFLNYQKLPWYWHGFDMFWFAALMVLLVPGLLAFCFGWLAFRSRVTGVYLSIITQAMTYALLLAFFRNDFGFGGNNGLTDFKDILGFNVQAQGTRAVLFVLSCIALALVFLMCRAIVTSKLGKVLIAIRDAESRTRFLGYRVESYKLFVFTLSACMAGVAGALYVPQVGIINPGEFAPGNSIEAVIWVAVGGRGTLIGAALGAVVVNYAKTVFTSGVLAPYWLFMLGALFILVTLLLPKGIVGTVKDWWARRREEQFEKNAASAALEDGVAETRMAK; translated from the coding sequence ATGACGCCGCACATCCTCACCCGATCCCTCGACAAAAGCGCGACGGTCTTTTTGTTGATCGTCGCAGCAGTCGGCATTCTCGTGCCGCTTTCGAACTTGCTCCTGCCGGAGTCGTCTCCGCTGCAGGTGCCGACTTATTTGATGGCACTGTTCGGCAAATATCTCTGCTACGCGATCCTGGCTCTCTCGATCGACCTCATTTGGGGATATTGCGGGATCCTTTCGCTCGGTCACGGTGCATTCTTCGCGCTCGGCGGCTACGCCATGGGCATGTATCTGATGCGGCAGATCGGCAGCCGTGGCGTGTATGGCAATCCGCTGTTGCCGGACTTCATGGTGTTTCTGAACTATCAGAAGCTTCCATGGTACTGGCACGGCTTCGATATGTTCTGGTTCGCCGCGCTGATGGTGCTTTTGGTGCCTGGCCTGCTGGCTTTCTGCTTCGGCTGGCTTGCCTTCCGCTCGCGCGTGACCGGTGTGTATTTGTCGATCATCACGCAGGCGATGACTTACGCGCTGCTGCTGGCCTTTTTCCGTAACGATTTCGGCTTCGGCGGCAATAATGGCTTGACCGACTTTAAGGATATCCTCGGTTTCAATGTCCAGGCGCAGGGAACGCGTGCGGTGCTGTTCGTTCTGTCCTGCATTGCGCTTGCACTCGTGTTCTTGATGTGCCGCGCGATCGTGACCTCGAAGCTCGGCAAGGTGCTGATCGCGATACGCGATGCAGAATCCCGCACGCGGTTCTTGGGATACCGCGTAGAATCCTACAAACTTTTTGTCTTCACGCTATCGGCATGCATGGCGGGTGTCGCCGGCGCCCTCTATGTCCCGCAGGTGGGGATCATCAATCCTGGAGAATTCGCGCCGGGTAATTCGATCGAGGCGGTGATCTGGGTCGCAGTCGGCGGGCGCGGCACGCTGATTGGAGCAGCGCTGGGAGCTGTTGTCGTGAACTACGCCAAGACCGTATTCACATCCGGCGTGCTGGCGCCGTACTGGCTATTCATGCTGGGCGCGCTGTTCATCCTGGTGACCCTGCTGCTGCCCAAGGGCATTGTCGGCACTGTGAAAGACTGGTGGGCCCGGCGCCGCGAAGAGCAGTTTGAGAAGAACGCGGCGAGCGCTGCGCTCGAAGACGGTGTCGCTGAAACACGGATGGCGAAGTAA
- a CDS encoding urea transport system ATP-binding protein (product_source=KO:K11962; cath_funfam=3.40.50.300; cog=COG4674; ko=KO:K11962; pfam=PF00005,PF12399; smart=SM00382; superfamily=52540; tigrfam=TIGR03411), with amino-acid sequence MNVMDTRATSAMLYLDGVHVSFDGFHAINNLSLTIAPGEMRAIIGPNGAGKTTMMDIITGKTKPDEGDVLFDGSVDLTRLDETQIAELGIGRKFQKPTVFESQTIEDNLRLALKTDHGVRKTLFWRETADERERIDRVLETIRLTGSRDRLAGTLSHGQKQWLEIGMLLAQDPKLLLVDEPVAGMTDVETHQTAELLKEINKDKTVVVVEHDMTFVRELGVRVTCLHEGSVLAEGSIDQVSANERVIEVYLGR; translated from the coding sequence ATGAATGTCATGGATACCCGCGCGACGTCCGCAATGCTCTATCTCGATGGCGTGCATGTCTCGTTCGATGGATTCCACGCCATCAATAATCTGTCGTTGACCATCGCACCGGGTGAGATGCGGGCCATCATCGGTCCCAATGGCGCCGGTAAAACGACGATGATGGACATCATCACCGGCAAGACCAAACCCGATGAAGGCGATGTCCTGTTTGACGGTTCGGTCGATCTCACGCGTCTTGATGAGACGCAAATCGCCGAGCTCGGCATTGGGCGCAAATTCCAGAAACCAACTGTATTCGAGAGCCAGACCATCGAAGACAATCTACGCCTTGCGCTGAAGACCGATCATGGCGTCCGCAAGACGTTGTTCTGGCGCGAGACCGCAGACGAGCGTGAGCGCATCGATCGTGTCCTTGAAACGATCCGTCTGACCGGTTCGCGCGATCGGTTGGCTGGTACATTATCCCACGGCCAGAAACAGTGGCTCGAGATCGGCATGCTACTGGCGCAGGATCCCAAGCTGCTGCTGGTCGATGAGCCAGTGGCAGGCATGACCGATGTGGAAACGCATCAGACCGCCGAGCTTTTGAAGGAGATCAACAAGGACAAGACCGTGGTCGTCGTCGAGCACGACATGACGTTCGTGCGCGAGCTTGGAGTCCGCGTGACGTGTCTGCATGAGGGATCGGT
- a CDS encoding urea transport system permease protein (product_source=KO:K11960; cleavage_site_network=SignalP-noTM; cog=COG0559; ko=KO:K11960; pfam=PF02653; superfamily=48371; tigrfam=TIGR03409; transmembrane_helix_parts=Inside_1_249,TMhelix_250_272,Outside_273_301,TMhelix_302_324,Inside_325_330,TMhelix_331_353,Outside_354_386,TMhelix_387_409,Inside_410_428,TMhelix_429_451,Outside_452_470,TMhelix_471_493,Inside_494_497,TMhelix_498_520,Outside_521_537) — translation MLFNFIHRSRALFAAMALIVSMGLPALAGPFEDAVAQFANDSFSDTEEAIGVLATSGNPQAAPIIGALQDGRLLADPESKKVFIKTSDGKVTDAVTGAPVADMPATANPVRLNNRLRRAVEAAMGGLTLLSPDVATRIQAAQSVFKSHDAALLPTVEGALQKETYSTAKRALAQAKAAIILFKDDASEADKLEAISIIRARGDQEALAILTGLSPGQPQSVVNAAASTIGSIQNTLAIWATVQNAWYGLSLGSVLLLAAIGLAITFGVMGVINMAHGEMVMIGAYVTFVVQEIIRSSYPALFDYSLLIAVPLAFLVAGLIGVLIERTIIRFLYGRPLETLLATWGLSLIIQQAVRTAFGPTNREVGNPSWMSGAFDIGYITITYNRLWIVVFTLAVFFILLAMLRFTSLGLEMRAVTQNRRMAASMGIATSRVDALTFGLGSGIAGIAGVALSQIDNVSPNLGQSYIIDSFMVVVFGGVGNLWGTLVGALTLGMANKFLEPIAGAVLGKIAILVLIILFIQKRPRGLFALKGRSVEA, via the coding sequence GTGCTTTTTAATTTTATCCATCGAAGCCGCGCGCTGTTTGCCGCGATGGCGCTCATTGTCTCCATGGGTTTACCCGCTTTGGCGGGCCCCTTTGAAGATGCCGTCGCGCAGTTCGCCAACGACTCATTCTCCGATACGGAAGAGGCCATCGGGGTGCTCGCGACCAGCGGCAATCCGCAGGCTGCTCCCATCATCGGGGCCTTGCAGGATGGCCGTTTGCTGGCCGATCCCGAAAGCAAGAAGGTTTTCATCAAGACTTCTGACGGCAAAGTCACAGATGCCGTGACAGGCGCTCCTGTCGCCGATATGCCGGCGACTGCGAACCCCGTGCGCCTCAATAACCGGCTGCGCCGTGCCGTTGAGGCTGCGATGGGTGGACTCACCCTGCTGTCGCCGGATGTTGCGACGCGCATTCAAGCTGCACAGTCCGTCTTTAAATCGCACGACGCAGCGCTCCTGCCGACCGTCGAAGGCGCGTTGCAGAAGGAAACCTACAGCACAGCCAAGCGAGCACTCGCGCAGGCAAAGGCCGCAATCATCCTGTTCAAGGACGACGCGAGCGAAGCCGATAAGCTCGAGGCAATCTCCATCATCCGCGCGCGCGGTGATCAGGAAGCGTTGGCGATTCTGACCGGCTTGTCGCCGGGGCAGCCGCAGTCAGTGGTCAATGCGGCCGCGAGCACAATCGGATCGATCCAGAATACGCTTGCGATCTGGGCGACAGTTCAGAACGCGTGGTACGGTCTGTCGCTTGGGTCTGTTCTGCTGCTCGCCGCCATCGGTCTTGCCATCACCTTCGGCGTGATGGGCGTCATCAACATGGCTCATGGCGAAATGGTGATGATCGGCGCCTATGTTACTTTCGTGGTGCAGGAGATTATCCGCAGCAGCTACCCCGCGCTGTTCGATTATTCGTTGTTGATAGCCGTGCCTCTGGCATTTCTGGTCGCGGGTCTCATCGGCGTTCTGATCGAGCGGACAATTATCCGATTCCTTTACGGACGCCCGCTCGAGACCCTTCTCGCCACTTGGGGGCTCTCCCTGATCATCCAGCAGGCGGTGCGTACCGCCTTTGGCCCGACTAACCGTGAGGTCGGCAATCCATCGTGGATGAGCGGCGCATTCGACATCGGTTACATAACGATCACGTATAACCGGCTCTGGATCGTCGTGTTTACGCTCGCGGTGTTCTTCATTCTGCTGGCAATGCTGCGTTTCACCAGCCTCGGGCTTGAGATGCGCGCCGTGACCCAGAACCGGCGCATGGCGGCTTCGATGGGCATCGCGACCTCGCGGGTTGACGCTCTGACCTTCGGTCTCGGTTCTGGTATCGCCGGTATCGCGGGCGTGGCTCTATCGCAGATCGACAACGTCAGTCCCAACCTTGGCCAGAGTTACATCATCGACTCCTTCATGGTGGTGGTGTTCGGCGGGGTCGGAAATCTGTGGGGCACTTTGGTCGGGGCGCTTACGCTCGGCATGGCCAACAAATTCTTAGAGCCGATCGCTGGCGCGGTGCTGGGCAAGATCGCCATTCTGGTCCTGATCATTCTGTTCATTCAGAAGCGGCCGCGCGGCCTGTTCGCGCTCAAGGGCCGATCGGTGGAAGCATGA